The Prevotella sp. E9-3 genome has a window encoding:
- the murI gene encoding glutamate racemase: MFSKSPGPIGIFDSGYGGLTILHGIRQQLPEYDYLYLGDNARAPYGPRSFDVVYEFTRQAVRFLFERGCQLVILGCNTASAKALRSIQQKDLPQWDADRRVLGIIRPTAEIIGSLTKSRHVGILATEGTIKSESYNLEIKKLHPDIEVTGVACPFWVPLVEYNEADSPGADYFVKKNLDQLMRIDPQIDAIILGCTHYPLLMPKILKYIHPGIRVIPQGEYVASALTDYLHRHTDLEARCSKGGTAHYLTTENADTFRQQAQLFLHEPVEAEKIILG; this comes from the coding sequence ATGTTCTCCAAATCTCCCGGCCCCATCGGCATCTTCGACAGCGGTTACGGCGGACTGACCATCCTTCATGGTATTCGCCAGCAACTACCCGAGTACGACTATCTGTATCTGGGCGATAATGCACGTGCACCTTACGGTCCACGGTCGTTCGATGTGGTCTATGAGTTCACCCGTCAGGCAGTACGATTCCTTTTCGAGCGAGGCTGTCAGCTGGTCATCCTGGGGTGTAATACTGCCTCGGCAAAAGCCTTGCGCAGCATACAGCAGAAGGATCTGCCCCAGTGGGATGCCGACCGCCGTGTGCTAGGCATCATCCGTCCTACTGCCGAAATCATCGGTTCACTGACCAAGAGCCGTCATGTGGGAATACTGGCCACTGAGGGTACTATCAAGAGTGAGAGTTACAACCTGGAGATAAAGAAGTTGCATCCAGACATTGAGGTGACTGGTGTGGCCTGCCCGTTCTGGGTGCCACTGGTAGAATACAATGAGGCCGACTCGCCCGGAGCCGACTATTTTGTGAAGAAGAACCTCGACCAACTGATGCGTATCGACCCGCAAATCGATGCCATCATTCTTGGGTGTACCCATTATCCCCTACTCATGCCGAAGATTCTGAAGTATATCCATCCGGGCATACGTGTCATCCCGCAGGGAGAGTATGTGGCCAGCGCCTTGACCGACTACCTGCACCGTCACACGGATCTTGAGGCACGCTGTTCAAAGGGAGGCACCGCCCATTATCTGACCACCGAGAATGCCGACACCTTCCGTCAGCAAGCCCAGCTGTTCCTTCACGAACCGGTAGAGGCCGAGAAAATAATATTAGGATAA